Proteins from one Oryza sativa Japonica Group chromosome 12, ASM3414082v1 genomic window:
- the LOC107275377 gene encoding protein argonaute 3, with amino-acid sequence MLNGRGNTESAISSNDGNPRGCSGGEPRGYGGGGRRDGYGAGFGERSGCGGDDGGGNCRGRDVGGPKGYNSSSPRGGGGGGFGERLGCGFDDGDANPRGCIGGEPRGCGGGGPRGSGFGKRLGCGGDDSGRLRSARQMCGKKRRRGMWYCRISSQLLEEGENFVLDTQDGSDDDQIEFIPDSDDEGIEYCFSSDQEFVPETEFQDCGEVEEKGGGIQDCGEVNEKGGGIQDCGEVNEKGGGIQDCGEAKENGGEIQDCGEVEKGGGICGGSNIVHSNDECKQPAQMWCG; translated from the coding sequence ATGCTCAACGGCCGCGGCAACACTGAGAGCGCCATCAGCAGCAATGACGGAAACCCTAGGGGTTGCAGCGGCGGCGAACCTAGGGGCTATGGCGGTGGAGGCCGTAGGGATGGTTACGGCGCTGGCTTTGGCGAGAGATCAGGTTGTGGAGGTGATGATGGAGGCGGAAACTGTAGGGGCCGTGATGTCGGAGGCCCTAAGGGCTACAACAGCAGCAGCCCtaggggtggcggtggcggcggcttcggCGAGAGATTGGGATGCGGCTTCGACGATGGCGACGCAAACCCTAGGGGCTGCATCGGCGGCGAACCTAGGGGCTGCGGAGGTGGAGGCCCTAGGGGCAGCGGCTTCGGCAAGAGATTGGGTTGTGGCGGTGATGACAGCGGCAGGTTGCGAAGTGCCAGACAGATGTGCGGTAAGAAACGGCGTCGAGGCATGTGGTACTGTCGAATATCTAGCCAATTATTGGAAGAAGGTGAGAATTTTGTTTTGGATACACAAGATGGGTCCGACGATGACCAGATTGAGTTCATCCCTGATTCTGATGATGAAGGCATCGAGTACTGCTTCTCCTCAGATCAGGAGTTTGTGCCCGAAACTGAGTTCCAGGATTGTGGGGAAGTGGAGGAGAAGGGTGGTGGGATTCAGGATTGTGGGGAGGTGAACGAGAAGGGTGGTGGGATTCAGGATTGTGGGGAGGTGAACGAGAAGGGTGGTGGGATTCAAGATTGTGGGGAAGCGAAGGAGAATGGTGGTGAGATTCAGGATTGCGGGGAAGTGGAGAAGGGTGGTGGGATTTGTGGCGGCAGCAACATAGTGCACTCAAATGATGAATGCAAACAGCCTGCCCAGATGTGGTGCGGGTAG
- the LOC136354825 gene encoding uncharacterized protein — protein sequence MDEYEFWPDLDNEGGDFVFEDWFIDVVPKKKMHDGVAMEKKRGSKIGKLMSSNVTYGMGRPSSTITKASFSSNASYPQGGDLWQGTMANHSAEPSKHFVVESSNISEQSKEVSIQFMPNEEEIPSEEKMPSDKENGDGQFVGVDLWVDSQEEEYELIDDTKLEMLRLLIPGYTECFQVKKSSVLIK from the exons ATGGATGAGTATGAGTTCTGGCCTGATTTGGATAATGAAGGAGGCGACTTCGTATTTGAAGATTGGTTCATTGACGTTGTGCCCAAGAAAAAGATGCACGATGGTGTTGCAATGGAGAAGAAGCGAGGCAGTAAAATTGGCAAGCTGATGAGCTCCAATGTGACTTATGGCATGGGACGACCCAGTTCTACCATTACCAAGGCATCCTTTTCGTCGAATGCTTCTTACCCGCAGGGAGGTGACCTGTGGCAGGGGACAATGGCCAACCACAGTGCTGAACCGAGCAAGCACTTCGTGGTGGAGTCCTCCAATATCAGCGAGCAGAGCAAG GAGGTGTCCATCCAATTTATGCCCAACGAGGAGGAGATACCCAGCGAGGAGAAGATGCCGAGCGACAAAGAAAATGGTGATGGTCAGTTTGTAGGCGTGGACCTTTGGGTTGATTCACAGGAGGAAGAATACGAGCTCATTGATGACACGAAGTTGGAAATGCTACGTCTACTGATCCCAGGTTACACCGAGTGTTTCCAAGTAAAAAAAAGTAGTGTGTTGATTAAGTGA
- the LOC112937330 gene encoding uncharacterized protein: protein MAIDLNILAEEEEDGGALPDLNEAQANLEEEVPGRHVIQVDDLARVACHGNDQVVHSFDLNLGAFDLNLEATEEQEQLHPDNDNELQHELEALEDDLRDYGVYIDTVNVVFDREELSDSEEEEDANPNPNPNPDANGNEENSSTELTNPQRQRIYELLLAKSKDGKLEKDTTRAVAQVFIVSIRTVQRIWKRAKLCIAHGVQVNVDSRKRYNCGRKKVVIDLSVVSAIPLRQRSTIRSLAEALGMFKEGHLRRHSNSLKPSLKEANKKERLQWCVGMLDHRTLPNDPKFIEMENIVHIDEKWFNATKKNRTFYLHPLEEEHYRPVQNKNAIEKVMFLSAVARPRYDAEGNCTFDGKIGIWPFVRKEPAQRRSHNRERGTLVTKTIKVDRDTMRSFMISKVLPAIRAGWPLEDARRTIFIQQDNARTHVPIDDEQFSVAVAQMGLDIRLVNQPPNSPDMNCLDLGFFASLQSLTANRVSKNMEELIENVQKEYNDYDPKTLNRVFVTLQSYCIEVMEANGGNKYKIPHMNKARLEAFAVIVSCMRKSYNF, encoded by the exons ATGGCTATAGATCTAAACATATTagcagaagaagaggaagatggaGGGGCTTTACCTGACCTCAATGAAGCACAAGCCAATCTAGAAGAAGAAGTTCCTGGAAGGCATGTTATCCAGGTAGATGACCTTGCTCGAGTTGCTTGCCATGGAAATGATCAAGTTGTACATTCTTTTGATCTCAACTTGGGAGCTTTTGATCTCAACTTGGAAGCAACAGAAGAACAAGAACAACTGCATCCAG ACAATGACAATGAATTGCAACATGAGCTGGAAGCCTTGGAGGATGATCTTCGGGACTATGGCGTGTATATAGATACTGTCAATGTTGTCTTTGATAGAGAGGAGTTGTCGGactcagaagaagaagaagatgcaaatccaaatccaaatccaaatccagaTGCAAATGGAAATGAGGAAAACAGTTCTACAGAATTGACAAACCCACAAAGGCAAAGAATTTATGAATTGTTGCTTGCAAAAAGTAAGGATGGAAAACTAGAAAAAGACACCACACGTGCAGTTGCTCAAGTGTTCATTGTCAGCATCCGTACAGTCCAGCGTATTTGGAAGAGAGCAAAGCTTTGCATCGCACATGGAGTACAAGTTAATGTTGACTCGAGGAAGCGTTACAATTGTGGCCGCAAAAAGGTTGTAATAGACTTGTCGGTTGTATCAGCTATTCCATTGCGCCAAAGAAGCACTATACGGTCACTTGCTGAAGCCCTAGGTATGTTCAAAGAAGGGCATCTACGACGTCACTCTAACTCACTAAAGCCTTCTTTGAAGGAagcaaacaaaaaagaaaggcTGCAGTGGTGTGTTGGTATGCTAGATCATCGTACGTTACCAAACGACCCCAAGTTTATTGAAATGGAAAACATTGTCCATATAGATGAAAAATGGttcaatgccaccaaaaagaaCAGGACTTTCTACCTGCATCCCCTTGAGGAGGAACACTATAGACCTGTCCAAAATAAGAATGCAATTGAGAAAGTAATGTTTCTATCAGCAGTTGCGAGGCCTAGGTATGATGCTGAAGGCAATTGTACTTTTGATGGTAAGATAGGCATTTGGCCTTTTGTTAGAAAG GAACCCGCACAAAGGAGAAGCCATAATAGAGAGAGGGGGACACTTGTAACAAAGACAATTAAGGTTGATAGAGACACTATGAGATCATTTATGATCTCTAAAGTTCTCCCAGCTATTAGAGCAGGTTGGCCTCTAGAAGATGCAAGAAGAACAATATTTATTCAACAAGACAATGCTAGAACTCATGTACCAATTGACGATGAGCAGTTCAGTGTTGCAGTAGCTCAAATGGGGCTTGATATTCGCCTCGTGAATCAACCTCCCAATTCCCCCGATATGAATTGTCTAGATCTTGGCTTCTTTGCATCACTTCAGTCCTTAACTGCTAATAGGGTGTCTAAAAACATGGAGGAGCTAATAGAGAATGTTCAGAAGGAATATAATGACTACGATCCAAAGACTCTGAATAGAGTATTCGTGACACTACAAAGCTACTGCATTGAAGTAATGGAAGCTAATGGAGGGAATAAGTACAAGATCCCTCACATGAACAAAGCGAGGCTAGAGGCATTCGCTGTGATCGTCAGTTGTATGAGAAAGTCATACAACTTCTAG